In the genome of Cystobacter ferrugineus, one region contains:
- a CDS encoding DotU family type IV/VI secretion system protein, which produces MDRVNEATRDCFDVIIQLRQKEASQVPPPEKLSHSLKGVVDEVLRRAAALGFSHQDAQDMAYALVALLDELVLGKSDQYRQFWMTHPLQLHYFKENVAGDGFFVRLNALRKDPHSAEVLRVYYLCLLFGFQGHYRIRGGELELLTLIDTVQKELERASPFDFSVLAPHGERPSEVLASAKRRVSLLAMSLGAVALALLVYGGFLLSLDRSASAMIHEIDLHLTKITGATP; this is translated from the coding sequence ATGGATCGAGTCAACGAAGCAACCAGGGACTGCTTCGACGTCATCATCCAGCTTCGTCAAAAGGAGGCGAGCCAGGTGCCGCCTCCCGAGAAGCTGAGCCACAGCCTCAAGGGAGTGGTGGACGAGGTGCTGCGGCGGGCCGCGGCGCTCGGCTTCAGCCATCAGGACGCGCAGGACATGGCCTACGCCCTGGTGGCGCTCCTGGATGAGTTGGTGCTCGGCAAGTCCGATCAGTACCGCCAGTTCTGGATGACCCACCCGCTGCAGCTCCACTACTTCAAGGAGAACGTGGCGGGTGACGGCTTCTTCGTCCGGCTGAACGCCCTGCGCAAGGATCCCCACAGCGCGGAGGTCCTCCGGGTCTACTACCTCTGCCTGCTGTTCGGCTTCCAGGGCCACTACCGCATCCGGGGCGGAGAGCTGGAGCTGCTCACGCTCATCGACACCGTGCAGAAGGAACTGGAGCGGGCCAGCCCCTTCGACTTCAGCGTGCTCGCCCCCCACGGAGAGCGCCCCTCGGAGGTGTTGGCCTCGGCGAAGCGGCGGGTCTCCCTGCTCGCCATGTCCCTGGGCGCGGTGGCCCTGGCGCTACTCGTCTACGGCGGATTCCTGCTCAGCCTGGACCGCAGTGCCTCCGCGATGATCCACGAGATTGACCTGCACCTGACCAAGATCACGGGGGCCACGCCATGA
- the tssK gene encoding type VI secretion system baseplate subunit TssK, whose product MKPPQRVVWSEGMFMSPHHMQQQDLYHENLVEARLGALLPYTWGVVSQEFDLEALRAGQVQLLRFSGVLPDGLPVSFSRGQDEAPPARLVEGHFPVSEHTLGVYLGIPKERNGVESYGSSGQVGASPRFTPKNQPISDLHASTSVMPVAFAQRNMRLLFENEQRDDFDAIKIAELARDKSGNLLLVANYVPPCLRIDASPYLMHELRLLLRLIVSKQRTLSSRRRHRNESALEFTASDVTLFLELNALNGVIPYLQHALEAGNARPQGLYQMLLQCAGQLCTFTPDADPSALPTFQYTHLRATFEELFRRINELLRAVALEQCLSVFMELGPDRIFRGSLSDERLERCGQFFLTVRSELPEAQVAEQLPRLVKVACGSEIRDIVHAASPGVPIKVTYRPPPEIPVQPGTSYFSLSVQDGYWKNVMRERNVALYLPHPFDISRTTIELLAVPTNGQ is encoded by the coding sequence ATGAAGCCCCCGCAGCGCGTGGTCTGGTCGGAGGGGATGTTCATGAGTCCCCACCACATGCAGCAGCAGGACCTGTACCACGAGAACCTGGTGGAAGCGCGGCTGGGCGCCCTGCTTCCCTATACGTGGGGCGTGGTGTCCCAGGAGTTCGATCTGGAGGCACTGCGCGCGGGGCAGGTGCAACTGCTCCGCTTCTCCGGAGTGCTGCCGGATGGCCTGCCCGTGAGCTTCTCGCGCGGACAGGATGAGGCCCCGCCGGCCCGGCTCGTCGAGGGGCATTTCCCGGTCTCCGAGCACACCCTGGGGGTCTATCTGGGCATTCCCAAGGAGCGCAATGGGGTGGAGAGCTACGGGTCCAGTGGGCAGGTGGGAGCCAGCCCCCGCTTCACGCCCAAGAACCAGCCCATCAGCGATCTGCACGCCTCCACCTCGGTCATGCCGGTGGCCTTCGCGCAGCGCAACATGCGCCTGCTGTTCGAGAACGAGCAGCGCGACGACTTCGACGCCATCAAGATCGCCGAGCTGGCCCGGGACAAGTCCGGCAACCTGCTGCTCGTGGCGAACTATGTGCCCCCCTGTCTGCGCATCGACGCCTCGCCCTACCTGATGCACGAGCTGCGGCTGCTGCTGCGCCTGATCGTCAGCAAGCAGCGCACGCTCTCCTCGCGGCGGCGGCACCGCAATGAATCCGCGCTCGAGTTCACCGCGTCGGACGTCACGCTCTTCCTGGAGCTCAACGCCCTCAATGGCGTCATCCCGTACCTCCAGCACGCGCTGGAAGCCGGCAACGCCCGGCCGCAGGGGCTGTACCAGATGCTGCTCCAGTGCGCGGGCCAGCTCTGCACCTTCACCCCGGACGCGGATCCCTCCGCGCTACCGACGTTCCAGTACACCCACCTGCGCGCCACCTTCGAGGAGCTCTTCCGCCGCATCAACGAGCTGCTGCGCGCCGTGGCCCTGGAGCAGTGTCTGTCCGTGTTCATGGAGCTCGGCCCGGATCGCATCTTCCGCGGCTCGCTCTCGGACGAGCGGCTGGAGCGCTGTGGGCAATTCTTCCTCACCGTGCGCAGCGAGCTGCCCGAGGCCCAGGTGGCCGAACAACTCCCCAGGCTCGTCAAGGTGGCCTGCGGCTCGGAGATCCGCGACATCGTCCACGCCGCCTCACCGGGCGTGCCCATCAAGGTCACCTATCGGCCGCCGCCGGAGATCCCCGTGCAGCCGGGGACCTCGTACTTCTCGCTCTCCGTCCAGGACGGCTACTGGAAGAATGTGATGCGCGAGCGCAACGTGGCCCTGTACCTGCCGCACCCCTTCGACATCAGCCGCACCACCATCGAGTTGCTCGCCGTGCCGACCAACGGCCAGTGA
- the tssJ gene encoding type VI secretion system lipoprotein TssJ, translated as MMPLFMVLACSACAAKRFETCDKPPPFYLRLEASERVNPDPRGRSMPTLVQILQLRDSIRAEQSSFRDLWGKPEALLKEDLLQVAEFTVAPGQEVARWIPRDPKTQFVVAMGLFRQPLGYSWRTLTMLPSVPKHLCTDEPVGQRGPRATDAQLRFKLEGYQIDLLRASPSSMGNPALDNLQGGTTPHWSKS; from the coding sequence ATGATGCCTCTGTTCATGGTGTTGGCCTGCAGCGCCTGCGCGGCGAAGCGGTTCGAGACGTGTGACAAGCCTCCGCCTTTCTATCTCCGGCTGGAAGCCTCCGAGAGAGTCAATCCAGATCCACGCGGGCGATCCATGCCCACGCTCGTGCAAATCCTGCAACTCCGGGACAGCATCCGCGCGGAGCAGTCCAGCTTCCGCGATCTCTGGGGCAAACCCGAGGCCCTGCTCAAGGAGGATCTCCTCCAGGTGGCTGAATTCACCGTGGCGCCAGGCCAGGAAGTGGCGCGATGGATTCCGAGGGATCCCAAGACCCAGTTCGTGGTGGCGATGGGCCTGTTCCGGCAACCCCTGGGTTATTCCTGGCGAACGCTGACGATGCTGCCCTCGGTCCCCAAGCACTTGTGTACCGATGAGCCCGTGGGACAGCGTGGCCCGAGGGCCACGGACGCGCAACTGCGCTTCAAGCTCGAGGGCTATCAGATCGATCTTCTCCGGGCCTCGCCCTCCTCCATGGGCAACCCGGCCCTGGACAACCTGCAAGGTGGCACGACGCCGCACTGGAGCAAGTCATGA